In Neisseriaceae bacterium CLB008, one genomic interval encodes:
- a CDS encoding septal ring lytic transglycosylase RlpA family protein, translated as MMCVGLLSFAAVAPAAKVVQPKLAAAAKKNNVVIIPKEPLHRAANMSYKVAGKRYTPSKEIVKFAQEGRASWYGNQFHGRKTTSEEVYNMYDYTAAHPTLPIPSYVKVTNLANNKEVVVRINDRGPFSKSRIIDLSYAAAKKLGYINQGTAEVRIEQVTPGEQIAVNTQDPRFVPVMVRQEQEAADFVKYVNDANRNKKPLDAVNPRVDALKDKVI; from the coding sequence ATGATGTGTGTGGGCTTGTTGAGCTTCGCCGCCGTAGCGCCTGCCGCTAAAGTGGTTCAGCCTAAGCTTGCTGCAGCAGCTAAAAAAAATAATGTTGTTATCATCCCCAAAGAGCCCTTACATCGTGCCGCCAATATGAGCTACAAGGTCGCCGGTAAACGCTACACCCCCAGTAAGGAAATCGTGAAGTTTGCCCAAGAAGGCCGCGCCTCTTGGTATGGCAATCAATTCCACGGTCGCAAAACTACGTCAGAAGAAGTCTACAATATGTATGACTACACGGCTGCCCACCCCACTTTGCCGATCCCAAGTTATGTTAAAGTAACCAATTTGGCCAACAATAAAGAAGTGGTTGTGCGCATTAATGACCGTGGTCCTTTTAGCAAAAGCCGCATCATCGATTTATCTTACGCGGCTGCGAAAAAACTAGGCTACATCAATCAAGGCACTGCTGAAGTGCGGATTGAACAAGTCACGCCAGGCGAGCAAATTGCGGTCAATACTCAAGATCCTCGCTTCGTGCCGGTGATGGTGCGTCAGGAACAAGAGGCGGCAGATTTCGTGAAATACGTGAACGACGCCAACCGTAATAAAAAGCCTTTAGACGCGGTGAACCCTCGTGTCGATGCGCTAAAAGACAAAGTGATTTAA
- the rarD gene encoding EamA family transporter RarD has protein sequence MVNPSAYKKGILFTIGCYIIWGLFPLYWYPLGDLDPLQTLAQRICWSALFATLLVIFLREGRAVYKAFSQKRTLTILGLSAFMLSMNWLIYLWAIANHHVLDASLGYFMTPLFSIFLGRVFFKESLNTLQYFAMAIATGAILWLTWLAGTVPYVAIGLTLSFGFYGLLRKLAPLGAIPGLAVETFLMTPLAALYLMYEGLHGRVMFASLPTLSMLVLLFSGVVTSIPLLMFAAGAKRIPLSLLGIIQYISPTIQFILGLWVFNEAFEWNRFMGFVLVWIAVVLYLLSGWYSKTHPKHA, from the coding sequence ATGGTTAATCCATCCGCATATAAAAAAGGCATTCTTTTCACCATAGGTTGTTACATCATCTGGGGCTTATTTCCCCTGTATTGGTATCCACTGGGCGACTTAGACCCATTACAAACTTTGGCACAGCGCATTTGTTGGTCGGCTTTATTTGCCACCTTATTGGTTATTTTTTTAAGAGAGGGTCGAGCAGTCTATAAAGCTTTTTCTCAAAAAAGAACCTTAACCATTTTGGGCCTATCGGCCTTTATGCTGTCGATGAACTGGCTTATCTATCTCTGGGCCATTGCCAACCACCACGTTTTAGACGCGAGCTTGGGCTATTTCATGACCCCTTTATTCAGCATTTTCTTGGGCCGTGTATTTTTTAAAGAATCTTTAAATACCCTGCAGTATTTTGCGATGGCTATCGCCACCGGCGCCATCCTATGGCTGACTTGGTTAGCAGGCACCGTACCTTATGTTGCCATTGGCCTTACTTTATCCTTTGGTTTTTATGGCCTGTTACGCAAGCTGGCGCCTTTGGGTGCCATTCCTGGGCTGGCAGTGGAAACCTTCTTAATGACGCCGCTGGCGGCACTCTATTTAATGTATGAAGGCCTGCATGGCCGCGTGATGTTTGCTAGCCTACCCACGTTGAGCATGCTGGTGCTGCTGTTTTCGGGCGTGGTGACCTCCATCCCCCTATTGATGTTTGCCGCCGGCGCGAAACGCATCCCTCTATCCTTATTGGGCATCATCCAATACATTTCCCCTACTATTCAATTCATCTTGGGCCTATGGGTCTTTAATGAGGCTTTTGAATGGAATCGTTTTATGGGGTTTGTGCTGGTGTGGATTGCGGTGGTGCTCTATTTACTCAGCGGCTGGTACAGTAAAACCCACCCCAAACACGCATAA
- the bioH gene encoding pimeloyl-ACP methyl ester esterase BioH: MPLSSPILLLHGWAANHHVFADLIHRLPSDGVYLTPDLPGHGRTPMPSKFDVAAIADELAATLTEPVHLVGWSLGGHIALYLAARHPHLVKSLCLTASFAKFMASADYPEGLTNPALAKMVTLFNQDFDKYMTQFFQLQFLYAKEHLATLDQVLPLVCQYGPPPALAMALQAIENSDARASLALIQAPSLLLFGQKDAITPPKMGHYLHQHLANSQLHLFERASHAPFLSHADEFAQALTQFWATL; this comes from the coding sequence TTGCCCCTTTCTTCCCCTATTTTGCTGCTCCACGGCTGGGCGGCCAATCACCATGTTTTTGCTGATTTAATTCACAGATTACCTTCTGACGGCGTGTATTTAACCCCTGACTTACCTGGCCATGGCCGCACACCCATGCCTTCGAAGTTTGACGTAGCAGCCATCGCCGACGAATTAGCCGCCACCTTAACCGAGCCTGTGCATTTAGTTGGCTGGTCTTTAGGTGGCCACATCGCCCTGTATTTAGCCGCCCGCCATCCTCATTTGGTAAAAAGCCTGTGCTTAACCGCAAGTTTTGCTAAATTCATGGCCAGCGCCGATTATCCAGAAGGGCTCACAAATCCGGCCTTGGCGAAAATGGTGACGCTGTTCAATCAAGATTTCGACAAATACATGACGCAGTTTTTTCAGCTGCAATTTTTGTACGCCAAAGAACACCTAGCCACCTTAGATCAGGTTTTGCCGCTGGTGTGCCAATATGGCCCGCCGCCGGCTTTGGCCATGGCACTACAGGCCATTGAAAATTCTGACGCGCGTGCCTCTTTGGCGTTGATTCAAGCGCCCTCCTTATTATTGTTTGGCCAAAAAGACGCCATTACCCCACCAAAGATGGGCCACTACCTACACCAGCACCTAGCTAATAGCCAGCTGCATTTATTCGAACGTGCCTCACACGCACCTTTTCTCTCACACGCAGATGAGTTTGCCCAAGCGCTGACTCAATTTTGGGCCACATTATGA
- a CDS encoding YggS family pyridoxal phosphate-dependent enzyme — protein sequence MNLQQRYQQLMQRLRAAQASCQLVAVSKTFPSSDIETLYAEGQRDFGENYVQEWYEKSQALQGLDIVWHFIGPLQSNKTRQVAEGAHWVHTIERLKIATRLNDQRPDSMPALQVCIQVNVSAEASKSGVMPNEVAALAKEIEALPRLRLRGLMCIPEATEDEAALAQQFAVMQTLLHDLNQQGHALDVLSMGMSADWPLAVAYGATHIRIGRELFGQRD from the coding sequence ATGAATCTACAACAACGTTATCAGCAACTCATGCAGCGGTTGCGTGCCGCCCAAGCGTCCTGTCAGCTCGTGGCGGTGAGCAAAACCTTCCCCAGCAGCGATATTGAAACGCTGTATGCAGAAGGGCAGCGAGATTTTGGTGAAAACTACGTGCAAGAGTGGTATGAAAAATCACAGGCCTTGCAAGGGCTCGACATTGTGTGGCATTTTATTGGCCCGCTCCAATCGAATAAAACCCGTCAGGTGGCAGAAGGCGCCCATTGGGTGCACACCATCGAGCGTTTAAAGATCGCTACGCGTCTGAACGATCAGCGTCCGGACAGCATGCCTGCGCTTCAAGTGTGTATTCAGGTCAATGTGTCTGCCGAAGCCAGTAAGAGTGGGGTAATGCCGAACGAAGTAGCGGCTTTGGCTAAGGAGATTGAAGCCTTACCGCGGTTACGCTTACGCGGTTTAATGTGCATTCCAGAAGCCACTGAGGATGAGGCAGCCTTGGCGCAGCAGTTTGCCGTCATGCAAACGCTTTTACACGACTTGAATCAGCAAGGCCATGCGTTAGACGTACTGTCTATGGGGATGTCGGCCGATTGGCCGCTGGCCGTTGCCTATGGGGCAACCCACATCCGCATTGGCCGAGAACTGTTTGGTCAGCGTGATTAG
- a CDS encoding ComF family protein: protein MLAHALGQLMQERPPPFIEMDFQHVLAVPISAAKWRMRGFNQSEELAKSIARHWQIPLISSHLCDRVDTPSQSLLNESQRIKNVQGVFSFNRVKFNADQGKILLIDDVLTTCATVSEMAAQLKHHGRFEVYVWALLKKQIVKI from the coding sequence ATGTTGGCGCATGCGCTCGGGCAATTAATGCAAGAAAGGCCGCCGCCGTTTATTGAAATGGATTTTCAACACGTACTGGCCGTGCCCATCAGCGCCGCAAAGTGGCGAATGCGTGGGTTTAATCAAAGTGAAGAGTTGGCAAAAAGCATTGCGAGACATTGGCAGATTCCTTTAATATCGTCGCATTTGTGTGATCGGGTGGATACCCCTTCACAATCACTATTAAATGAATCACAAAGAATTAAAAACGTGCAAGGCGTGTTTTCTTTTAATAGGGTAAAATTTAATGCAGATCAAGGTAAAATTTTGCTAATCGACGACGTTTTGACCACTTGTGCAACAGTTTCGGAAATGGCGGCTCAGCTCAAGCATCATGGGCGATTCGAGGTGTATGTGTGGGCCTTATTAAAAAAACAAATCGTAAAAATTTGA
- the trmL gene encoding tRNA (uridine(34)/cytosine(34)/5-carboxymethylaminomethyluridine(34)-2'-O)-methyltransferase TrmL has translation MFTVVLYQPEIPPNTGNIIRLCANTGVDLHLVKPLGFPLDSSKMRRAGLDYHEFAHVTVHEDFNACLTALAGKRIFALTTKGHTRPDQVQFQEGDVFLFGPETRGLPADILDELPAAQKVRLPMMPDSRSMNLSNTVAVMVFEAWRQLDYVGGQ, from the coding sequence ATGTTCACAGTAGTACTGTATCAACCTGAGATCCCACCGAATACGGGCAACATCATCAGATTATGTGCCAACACCGGTGTGGATTTACATTTAGTGAAACCCTTAGGGTTTCCTCTTGATTCCAGCAAAATGCGTCGCGCAGGGCTGGATTATCATGAGTTTGCTCATGTAACGGTACACGAAGATTTTAACGCCTGTTTAACTGCGTTAGCGGGCAAAAGAATCTTTGCGTTAACCACAAAAGGTCACACCAGACCAGATCAAGTTCAGTTTCAGGAGGGCGATGTGTTTTTATTCGGCCCTGAAACCCGCGGTTTGCCAGCAGACATTCTGGATGAGCTACCCGCGGCGCAAAAGGTGAGATTACCCATGATGCCGGACAGCCGTAGTATGAATTTATCCAATACGGTTGCGGTTATGGTGTTTGAAGCTTGGCGACAATTGGACTATGTGGGTGGGCAATAA
- the proC gene encoding pyrroline-5-carboxylate reductase, which translates to MIYFLGGGNMASAIIAGLVKGPHQVGVIDTNEAKLVELAERYGVETFAQVPTLSAADVLVLAVKPQDLQASCAQIEPNGALVVSIAAGVDLATLSHYLHQHQRLIRVMPNTPAQVGLGVSGVYAPAHVNADDREMAESMMAAVGEVIRLEEEDQIHAITSISGSGPAYVFYLLNALAQGAQAQGFDADTARQLSLATFKGAVTLAEQSGEDFGVLQQKVTSKGGTTHEAIVTFTERGVDEGIKAGVEACRKRSEAMQAEFKQG; encoded by the coding sequence ATGATTTACTTTTTAGGCGGCGGTAATATGGCATCGGCCATCATCGCGGGTTTAGTGAAGGGCCCGCATCAAGTGGGCGTGATTGACACCAATGAGGCTAAGCTGGTTGAGCTGGCTGAACGGTATGGGGTTGAAACTTTCGCACAAGTCCCCACCTTAAGCGCTGCTGATGTGCTGGTGTTGGCGGTGAAACCGCAGGATTTGCAGGCCAGCTGTGCCCAGATCGAACCAAATGGGGCGTTGGTTGTGTCTATTGCTGCCGGCGTTGATCTGGCCACCTTAAGCCACTATTTACATCAGCATCAACGGTTGATCCGCGTCATGCCCAATACGCCGGCCCAGGTGGGTTTAGGCGTCAGCGGCGTGTATGCACCCGCTCACGTTAATGCCGATGATCGAGAAATGGCTGAAAGCATGATGGCTGCAGTGGGTGAGGTGATTCGTTTAGAAGAAGAAGACCAAATCCACGCCATTACCAGCATCAGCGGCAGTGGCCCTGCTTATGTGTTTTATTTACTCAATGCATTGGCTCAAGGGGCTCAGGCACAAGGCTTTGATGCCGATACGGCGCGGCAGCTGAGCTTGGCCACGTTTAAAGGAGCTGTGACCTTAGCTGAGCAAAGCGGCGAAGATTTTGGCGTGCTGCAGCAAAAGGTGACTTCAAAAGGCGGCACGACTCATGAAGCCATCGTGACCTTTACCGAGCGAGGAGTGGATGAAGGCATTAAGGCGGGCGTCGAAGCGTGTCGCAAACGCTCCGAAGCCATGCAGGCTGAATTCAAACAAGGGTAA
- a CDS encoding methyltransferase domain-containing protein produces the protein MTTTSQTDTPWQAKDWFIYAELAKRMDERLLLIKKQPEHILLVGADFNESPQRLSQRYPDARLSIFDPRAEFLANSQANHQKQQSMWQKLTKKSLPHTQQTLEQPLPLASADFVWSNLALYQAADPVAVFPQWSDALKKEGLLFFSTFGPDTLQEIVAYLAKHDIVLESKRLWDMHDLGDMMFYNGFNEPVMDMEKMNLSYQSAASFWRDYHILQAQNLFDQDISANSSIKSLIDQGFYQGELNQITLEVVYGHGLKKITLPDQQSVVNFYPKRPEA, from the coding sequence ATGACCACCACCTCTCAAACCGACACGCCCTGGCAAGCCAAAGACTGGTTTATTTACGCCGAACTCGCCAAGCGCATGGACGAACGCTTATTGCTGATCAAAAAACAGCCCGAACACATCCTGCTGGTGGGCGCCGATTTCAATGAAAGCCCACAGCGTTTAAGCCAACGCTATCCCGATGCACGCTTAAGTATTTTTGATCCGCGGGCTGAGTTTTTAGCCAACAGCCAAGCCAATCATCAGAAGCAGCAATCTATGTGGCAAAAACTCACCAAAAAAAGCTTACCTCATACTCAACAGACGCTTGAACAGCCTTTACCGCTAGCCAGTGCCGATTTTGTGTGGAGTAATTTAGCCCTGTATCAGGCGGCCGACCCTGTCGCGGTGTTTCCTCAATGGTCTGATGCCTTAAAAAAAGAGGGTCTACTGTTTTTCAGCACCTTCGGACCAGACACGCTACAAGAAATTGTGGCCTACTTAGCCAAACATGACATTGTACTCGAATCAAAACGTTTATGGGACATGCATGATTTAGGTGACATGATGTTTTACAACGGTTTTAACGAACCCGTGATGGACATGGAAAAAATGAACCTCAGCTATCAAAGTGCGGCTTCTTTTTGGCGCGACTACCACATTCTTCAGGCCCAAAACCTATTTGATCAAGACATCAGCGCCAACAGTTCGATAAAATCACTCATTGATCAAGGTTTTTACCAGGGTGAACTCAACCAAATCACTTTAGAAGTGGTCTATGGTCATGGGTTGAAAAAAATCACCTTACCGGATCAACAATCGGTGGTGAACTTCTACCCCAAACGTCCCGAGGCCTAA
- a CDS encoding type IV pilus twitching motility protein PilT, which produces MLTLTTLLLMCHQQQASDLHLSCGHPPYLRIDGDLTALAHPRLTPTLMNQLQAQALNPPQAQWLKQQGAVDFAYTSDFGQRFRGHAFEQCLGPSLAFRYLNPKPPSLAALHAPPALASFSHAHQGLILCTGPTGSGKSTTLAALIATINQHQQKHILTLEAPIEYLHQSDQSLIQQRDLGLESEALAAALNQALRADPDVLVLGELRDLNSIRLALTAAETGHLVLATLHSASAAQTIHRILDVFPDREKNLIQAQLAASLVAIVSQTLVKKKQPPGRIAAFEVLINTPAIAHLIRERKVVQIPTILQTQQAQGMQTMAQALTRLSQQQLI; this is translated from the coding sequence ATGCTGACCTTAACGACGCTGTTGCTCATGTGTCACCAGCAACAGGCCTCTGATCTACACTTAAGCTGTGGCCACCCACCCTATCTACGCATAGACGGTGACTTAACTGCCTTGGCTCATCCACGGCTCACGCCAACCTTAATGAACCAGCTGCAAGCGCAAGCGCTGAATCCTCCCCAGGCGCAGTGGCTAAAACAGCAAGGTGCGGTGGATTTTGCCTACACCAGCGATTTTGGACAACGCTTTCGTGGTCATGCCTTTGAGCAATGCCTAGGCCCAAGCCTGGCGTTTCGCTACCTTAACCCAAAGCCACCTAGCCTGGCCGCCTTACATGCCCCGCCCGCGTTGGCCTCATTTAGCCATGCTCACCAAGGTTTGATTCTGTGCACAGGCCCGACAGGCTCTGGAAAGTCTACCACCTTAGCGGCTTTAATCGCCACGATCAACCAACACCAGCAAAAACACATCCTCACTTTAGAAGCACCCATTGAATACCTACACCAAAGCGACCAAAGCTTAATTCAGCAGCGTGATTTAGGCCTAGAAAGTGAGGCCTTAGCCGCAGCCTTAAACCAAGCCCTCAGAGCCGATCCTGACGTATTGGTATTGGGAGAGCTGCGTGATTTAAACAGCATTCGCCTAGCCCTCACTGCCGCCGAGACTGGCCATTTGGTATTGGCCACCCTACACAGCGCCAGCGCCGCCCAAACCATTCACCGAATTCTCGACGTCTTTCCCGACAGGGAGAAAAACCTGATTCAGGCCCAGCTTGCCGCCAGCCTCGTGGCCATTGTCTCGCAAACGCTGGTCAAGAAAAAGCAGCCGCCGGGTCGTATCGCAGCCTTTGAAGTCTTGATCAACACGCCTGCTATTGCCCACTTAATCCGCGAACGTAAAGTGGTCCAGATTCCCACTATTTTACAAACGCAACAGGCTCAAGGCATGCAAACCATGGCGCAGGCATTGACCCGCTTAAGCCAGCAGCAGCTCATTTAG